One genomic window of Malaciobacter molluscorum LMG 25693 includes the following:
- a CDS encoding redoxin domain-containing protein, which yields MKSKFKKLVKEILKLSIILIIAMNIISYFKSTQLNKENLAINEFKLIENSKYTIKDNKPLVIHFWATWCPICKIEASNIQKLSKDYNVITIAAQSGTNEDIKKYMKENNVDFKVVNDKDGYYSKKFNIEVFPTTLIYNDKKVLKFSEVGYTPTLGLYLRVWYSKLF from the coding sequence ATGAAAAGTAAATTCAAAAAGTTAGTAAAAGAGATTTTAAAACTATCAATTATTTTAATAATAGCAATGAATATTATCAGTTATTTTAAATCAACACAACTAAATAAAGAAAACCTAGCTATAAATGAGTTTAAACTGATTGAAAACTCAAAATATACAATAAAAGACAATAAACCATTAGTTATACATTTTTGGGCTACATGGTGTCCTATTTGCAAAATAGAAGCATCCAACATTCAAAAACTTTCAAAAGATTATAATGTAATAACAATAGCAGCACAATCTGGAACAAATGAAGATATAAAAAAGTATATGAAAGAGAATAATGTGGATTTTAAAGTTGTAAATGATAAAGATGGATATTATTCAAAAAAATTCAATATTGAAGTATTTCCTACAACTTTAATTTATAATGATAAAAAAGTTCTAAAATTTAGTGAAGTAGGATACACTCCAACTTTGGGACTGTATTTAAGAGTTTGGTATAGTAAGCTATTCTGA
- a CDS encoding N-acetyltransferase: MEIKFFKPTVSHIKDMQTLVKPEVDSGKILLRTEDEMANTIRSYIVVSVDGKMAGFTALHIHSSRLAEVRSLIISKEFRGLKLGKKLVEACIEEGRKYELSQILSLTYEQGFFESIGFRKIEKEDIPEHKIWADCIRCKLFPICEEIAMVYDL; encoded by the coding sequence TTGGAAATCAAATTTTTTAAACCTACTGTTTCTCATATAAAAGATATGCAAACATTGGTTAAACCTGAAGTCGATAGTGGTAAAATCTTACTTCGAACAGAAGATGAAATGGCAAATACAATAAGATCTTATATTGTAGTTAGTGTAGATGGTAAAATGGCTGGTTTTACAGCACTTCATATTCACTCTTCAAGATTAGCAGAAGTTAGAAGTTTGATAATCTCTAAAGAGTTTAGAGGTTTGAAACTTGGGAAAAAACTTGTTGAAGCTTGTATAGAAGAGGGTAGAAAATATGAGTTGTCTCAAATTTTATCTTTAACTTATGAACAAGGTTTTTTTGAAAGTATTGGTTTTAGAAAAATAGAAAAAGAAGATATTCCAGAACACAAAATATGGGCAGATTGTATTAGATGTAAGTTGTTTCCTATTTGTGAAGAGATTGCAATGGTTTATGATTTATAA